The window TAAAACCTTTCTCCAGGACAGAGATTATGCCATAAAAAACTACTTTTTTCAGTACTAAAGAAGTTACCGCCCAGGATTTTATATTTTTACAATATTTCTTTTGGATTGTTCGTTGTTGATTTGAGTCATAGACAAAACTTGAATGGAATGTTATAAAAACCTAATTTTTTGTAGCTTGGTTGATAAGTAAGTAGGTGCAGATATATGACCTGAAAAGGTAATTTTGTTGTTGGTGAATCTTAACTTAACATACTCAATTAAATTAGCTTAGCGGAAATGAGTTAGAGGCAATATGGAAAAGTTTTGTGTCGATGTAATTGCTGCAACGTCAAATCCCCAACAAGTAGTTTGGGCAGCAATGCATCAGGATTATTCAGAACAGTATGTTTGGGATAGCCACGAAAAATGGCCTGATGAGTCACGTTGTGGTGAACTGATTGTTAAGCATCTACTAGCGGGGGAAAGGGGACACTATGGCCCCATAGAACATCCACAAATTACTTTTAACGTTGGCTATTTTCCCCACTCAATGATGCAACAAGTTCGTACTCATCGTGTTGGTGTTAGTTTCGATGTACAGTCATTTCGTTATACAGGACAAAGAATTGTTAATGTTGCCGAAGGGAAGCAAAATGTAGAAGAAGTTTTCTACCTCCGTCCTGTTGGAAATTACACAAATCGCCAAGGTAAGCGTTATTTTTATTCAGAAGAACAACGTGCAGAAGATATGAAATGGTGCCTAGAAGCATGTCAGCACTACAAAAAACGAATTGAGGAAGGGTTATCAGAAGAACACGCCAGAGGCTTAATTCCTTTCGACGCGAGACAGCATTTTGTCCTTAGTTGCAATATGCGATCGCTGATGCATCTTCTCGACCTGAGATGGAAAAAAGATGCCCAACTAGAAGCTCAAAAATTTTGTGAACTGCTCTTTGTTCATTTTGAAAAATGGGCACCCGCTGTGGCACAATGGTATAAAGAAAACCGTGCCCAAAGAGCTAAATTATCTCCTTAATCAGGAAAATGCAAAAAAGCCCAGTCCTGTGACTGGGCTGCTGGAACTCGTTGCTCTACTCAGGAAAATCGGCGCTTAATTCTGACTTACGGGTCTAGGTGTTGTTTCCAATTGAGACACAGTTTCTTGGGGTAAAATCACGTTGTCGATCGCATGAATGAC of the Allocoleopsis franciscana PCC 7113 genome contains:
- the thyX gene encoding FAD-dependent thymidylate synthase produces the protein MEKFCVDVIAATSNPQQVVWAAMHQDYSEQYVWDSHEKWPDESRCGELIVKHLLAGERGHYGPIEHPQITFNVGYFPHSMMQQVRTHRVGVSFDVQSFRYTGQRIVNVAEGKQNVEEVFYLRPVGNYTNRQGKRYFYSEEQRAEDMKWCLEACQHYKKRIEEGLSEEHARGLIPFDARQHFVLSCNMRSLMHLLDLRWKKDAQLEAQKFCELLFVHFEKWAPAVAQWYKENRAQRAKLSP
- a CDS encoding fasciclin domain-containing protein, with the protein product MNNAKVTQADIQARNGVIHAIDNVILPQETVSQLETTPRPVSQN